In a single window of the Leopardus geoffroyi isolate Oge1 chromosome D2, O.geoffroyi_Oge1_pat1.0, whole genome shotgun sequence genome:
- the MRPS16 gene encoding 28S ribosomal protein S16, mitochondrial yields MVQLTTVLCKAYHGGHLTIRLALSGCTNRPFYRIVAAHNKCPRDGRFVEQLGSYDPLPNSHGEKIVALNLDRIRHWIGCGAHLSKPVEKLLGLSGFFPLHPMMITNAERLRRKRAREVLLASQKTDTEATETKTS; encoded by the exons ATGGTCCAGCTCA ctaCTGTCCTTTGCAAGGCCTACCATGGAGGCCACTTAACCATCCGCCTTGCCTTGAGTGGCTGTACCAACCGGCCTTTCTACCGCATTGTGGCTGCTCACAACAAGTGCCCTAGGGATGGCCGTTTCGTGGAGCAGCTGGGCTCCTATGATCCATTGCCCAACAGTCATGGAGAGAAAATCGTTGCTCTCAACCTGGACCGGATCCGGCATTGGATCGGCTGTGGGGCTCACCTCTCTAAGCCTGTGGAGAAGCTTCTGG GTCTCTCTGGCTTCTTCCCTCTGCATCCCATGATGATCACAAATGCTGAGAGGCTGCGAAGGAAACGGGCACGTGAAGTCCTCTTAGCATCtcagaaaacagacacagaagctACAGAAACGAAAACGAGCTGA
- the DNAJC9 gene encoding dnaJ homolog subfamily C member 9 isoform X2, which produces MGLLELCEEVFGTADLYRVLGVRREASDSEVRRGYHKVSLQVHPDRVGEDDKEDATRRFQILGKVYSVLSDKEQRALYNEQGTVDEDSDVLNQDRDWETYWRLLFKKGDMDQIMESVLCVQYTEEPRIRNIIQQAIDAGEIPSYNAFVKESKQKMNARKRRAQEEAKEAEMSRKELGLDEGVDNLKAVIQSRQKDRQKEMDNFLAHMEAKYCKPSKRGGKKTPLKKEKK; this is translated from the exons ATGGGGCTGCTGGAGCTGTGCGAGGAAGTGTTCGGTACTGCCGACCTCTATCGAGTGCTGGGCGTGCGGCGCGAGGCCTCGGACAGCGAGGTCCGGCGCGGCTACCACAAGGTGTCTCTGCAGGTGCACCCGGACCGGGTCGGCGAGGACGACAAAGAAGACGCCACCCGCCGTTTCCAG ATCCTCGGGAAAGTCTATTCTGTTCTGAGCGACAAAGAGCAGAGAGCACTGTACAATGAGCAGGGAACAGTGGACGAAGATTCTGATGTGCTCAACCAAGATCGGGACTGGGAGACGTATtggagattactttttaaaaag GGTGACATGGATCAGATCATGGAGTCTGTGCTGTGTGTGCAGTACACAGAGGAACCCAGGATAAGGAACATTATTCAGCAAGCCATTGATGCTGGAGAGATCCCATCCTATAATGCCTTTGTCAAAGAATCGAAGCAAAAGATGAATGCAAGAAAAAGGAGG GCTCAGGAAGAGGCTAAAGAAGCAGAAATGAGCAGGAAGGAGTTGGGCCTTGATGAAGGAGTAGATAATTTGAAAGCAGTCATTCAG AGCAGACAAAAGGATCGGCAAAAGGAAATGGACAATTTTCTGGCTCACATGGAAGCAAAGTACTGCAAACCTTCTAAACGAGGAGGGAAAAAAACGcctctcaagaaagaaaagaaataa
- the DNAJC9 gene encoding dnaJ homolog subfamily C member 9 isoform X3, which yields MGLLELCEEVFGTADLYRVLGVRREASDSEVRRGYHKVSLQVHPDRVGEDDKEDATRRFQILGKVYSVLSDKEQRALYNEQGTVDEDSDVLNQDRDWETYWRLLFKKISLEDIQAFEKTYKGSEEELADIKQAYLDFKGDMDQIMESVLCVQYTEEPRIRNIIQQAIDAGEIPSYNAFVKESKQKMNARKRRAQEEAKEAEMSRKELGLDEGVDNLKAVIQRDRA from the exons ATGGGGCTGCTGGAGCTGTGCGAGGAAGTGTTCGGTACTGCCGACCTCTATCGAGTGCTGGGCGTGCGGCGCGAGGCCTCGGACAGCGAGGTCCGGCGCGGCTACCACAAGGTGTCTCTGCAGGTGCACCCGGACCGGGTCGGCGAGGACGACAAAGAAGACGCCACCCGCCGTTTCCAG ATCCTCGGGAAAGTCTATTCTGTTCTGAGCGACAAAGAGCAGAGAGCACTGTACAATGAGCAGGGAACAGTGGACGAAGATTCTGATGTGCTCAACCAAGATCGGGACTGGGAGACGTATtggagattactttttaaaaag ATATCTCTAGAAGACATTCAAGCTTTTGAAAAGACATACAAAGGTTCTGAAGAAGAGCTGGCAGATATTAAACAGGCCTATTTGGATTTCAAGGGTGACATGGATCAGATCATGGAGTCTGTGCTGTGTGTGCAGTACACAGAGGAACCCAGGATAAGGAACATTATTCAGCAAGCCATTGATGCTGGAGAGATCCCATCCTATAATGCCTTTGTCAAAGAATCGAAGCAAAAGATGAATGCAAGAAAAAGGAGG GCTCAGGAAGAGGCTAAAGAAGCAGAAATGAGCAGGAAGGAGTTGGGCCTTGATGAAGGAGTAGATAATTTGAAAGCAGTCATTCAG
- the DNAJC9 gene encoding dnaJ homolog subfamily C member 9 isoform X1 produces MGLLELCEEVFGTADLYRVLGVRREASDSEVRRGYHKVSLQVHPDRVGEDDKEDATRRFQILGKVYSVLSDKEQRALYNEQGTVDEDSDVLNQDRDWETYWRLLFKKISLEDIQAFEKTYKGSEEELADIKQAYLDFKGDMDQIMESVLCVQYTEEPRIRNIIQQAIDAGEIPSYNAFVKESKQKMNARKRRAQEEAKEAEMSRKELGLDEGVDNLKAVIQSRQKDRQKEMDNFLAHMEAKYCKPSKRGGKKTPLKKEKK; encoded by the exons ATGGGGCTGCTGGAGCTGTGCGAGGAAGTGTTCGGTACTGCCGACCTCTATCGAGTGCTGGGCGTGCGGCGCGAGGCCTCGGACAGCGAGGTCCGGCGCGGCTACCACAAGGTGTCTCTGCAGGTGCACCCGGACCGGGTCGGCGAGGACGACAAAGAAGACGCCACCCGCCGTTTCCAG ATCCTCGGGAAAGTCTATTCTGTTCTGAGCGACAAAGAGCAGAGAGCACTGTACAATGAGCAGGGAACAGTGGACGAAGATTCTGATGTGCTCAACCAAGATCGGGACTGGGAGACGTATtggagattactttttaaaaag ATATCTCTAGAAGACATTCAAGCTTTTGAAAAGACATACAAAGGTTCTGAAGAAGAGCTGGCAGATATTAAACAGGCCTATTTGGATTTCAAGGGTGACATGGATCAGATCATGGAGTCTGTGCTGTGTGTGCAGTACACAGAGGAACCCAGGATAAGGAACATTATTCAGCAAGCCATTGATGCTGGAGAGATCCCATCCTATAATGCCTTTGTCAAAGAATCGAAGCAAAAGATGAATGCAAGAAAAAGGAGG GCTCAGGAAGAGGCTAAAGAAGCAGAAATGAGCAGGAAGGAGTTGGGCCTTGATGAAGGAGTAGATAATTTGAAAGCAGTCATTCAG AGCAGACAAAAGGATCGGCAAAAGGAAATGGACAATTTTCTGGCTCACATGGAAGCAAAGTACTGCAAACCTTCTAAACGAGGAGGGAAAAAAACGcctctcaagaaagaaaagaaataa